GATTCTAGTTAAAAGCATAAATGGCTTAGCTTTATTAAGATTATTAGTAACAGCTGGAGCAATTAGCGATCCAAGCAAACTTCCGATAGTTGCAACAGAGGCTATCGCACCAGCAGAAGCTACTGCTACTCCTCTACCATTAATCAGCGCTTGCGGCAAAATTCCAGTAAATGACATAGTTGCAGCTGAACCGATTCCTCCAGTAATACCAACTAACCAAGTCTTCTTACTTTTGACAACAACACTCAAATATTTAGTAACTGGTTCAGACTTAGGTACTTGTTCGCCTTCAGGCGTATCTTTAACAAACAAAATCCACAGAACAGTCAAAACCAGTAAAACTGTTGATGAAAAAATATAGGCTGCCTGCACATTAGCAAATAGTGAATTAGTCAATTGCGACAACGTAATCCCGATACTTGCTGAAGCAAAGAAAATTCCCATTGCAACGTTAGTATCTTGCTTAAACCAAGTACTAAAAATTTTAATCGTATTTGCATTCAGCAGCGCCATATAGACACCAAACATCATTAACACTAGCATCATAGTGATAAAGCTGTGTGCAAATAGTCTACCATAAGCACCAATTACCGATACAATACAGCCAATAGTTACTACTCTTTTAGCACCAAACTTGTCAGCTAGCATCCCACTTGGGATACTTAAAAATACAGCAACTAGCATTGGTGCCATTAGCAAACTTGAAAATTGTGCTGTTGAAATATGCAATTGCGGCATAATTTGCGTAGCTAAAGCGGAAATCTGAAACTGAGTATAATTGCTTATCATATCCATTAACGCGATGATTCCCAAAATAACCCAGCGATAACTTGATAGAACTGGTAATTTTTTTGCTTCCATAATTTTTATTTCTTTCCTTAAAATGATTTTTACTTAACGTGGTTGGCATCTGGCAACATTAAAATGAAGATTACTGCACTAACATGCAATAATGCTTGCAGACCAATCG
The sequence above is a segment of the Lactobacillus sp. ESL0677 genome. Coding sequences within it:
- a CDS encoding MFS transporter, yielding MEAKKLPVLSSYRWVILGIIALMDMISNYTQFQISALATQIMPQLHISTAQFSSLLMAPMLVAVFLSIPSGMLADKFGAKRVVTIGCIVSVIGAYGRLFAHSFITMMLVLMMFGVYMALLNANTIKIFSTWFKQDTNVAMGIFFASASIGITLSQLTNSLFANVQAAYIFSSTVLLVLTVLWILFVKDTPEGEQVPKSEPVTKYLSVVVKSKKTWLVGITGGIGSAATMSFTGILPQALINGRGVAVASAGAIASVATIGSLLGSLIAPAVTNNLNKAKPFMLLTRIVAAISIFATWFVPMGGLMMANLVIGGFFGAANGPLMQGMVAAFPEIGPKYAGSAGGLVGTIQLLLSYIFTVIISAIAGQNFMVTFGIQAVLTAATMIFITILPDANHVK